The genomic region AACGGAGCATTTTGCGCTTTGAGGGCGTTGAGGCGTTCGATCAGGAGTTCGAGAACTTCCGTTTCGATAAACGGCTCGTCGGCTTGGACGTTGATGATGAGTTCATCGTCGGGTACATCGATGATCTGGGCGCATTCGTTGATGCGGTCGGTTCCGCTTTTATGCGTTGTAGAGGTAAGGCGCGCTTCAACGCCGTGAGCGGCACAGATGTCGAGGATTTTTTCATCGTCGCACGCGACGACGACACGATCGATTGATTCGACCCGTTTCGCGGTGCGGATCACCATCGGCAAGCCGCCGATATCGGCGAGAACTTTTTCGGGAAAGCGGGTTGAGGCGAGACGGGCAGGGATGATAATCATTGTTAAACCTATTGAGCGATATAATTACCTAAATCATAACGCAAAGAGTCGTAAATGCTCCTTTATCAACCCGATAGCGGGTATTGTTATAACAGCGATTCAATACTGCTGTACGGATTTATCTCACGGTTTGCCCCAAAGGGGAGAGTGCTCGACGTCGGTGCGGGGAGCGGTATCGTGGGATTATTGGTCGGGCGCGATTTTCCGGAAGTGACACTCGAAGCGGTTGAAAAACAGCCTTTGTACGCCGAATTTGCCCGTCGCAATGCAGCTATCAATCATATCGGATATACCTTGCATGAGGGGGATTTTTTAGAGCTCGGAAATCATGGGAGCTATGACTGGATCGTCTCCAATCCCCCGTTTTACCATGAAAATGTTTCCCGTTCCGAAAACCCGATTCTCCATCAGGCCCGCTATAACGTCCATTTGCCGATCGAGCCGTTTATAACGAAAATCTCAAAGCTCCTCAAATCGAGCGGCGAAGCGGCGATTTGCTACGACGCGCGTCAATTTGTACAGCTTTGCAGTGCATGCGAACGTGCAGGATTAAGAGTCGTTGAGGTACAATTCGTCCATTCAAAAGAGGATCGTCCCAGTACGTTGGTGATGATGTATCTTAAAAAAAACAGCAAGTCGTCACTTACTATATTGCCGCCGCTCATAACACAGGCAAATGGTGAGTACACTTCCGCCGTACAGGCTATTTATAACAAGGCAAAGGCACACAGTATAAAATGTCCGATTACATGACACAAGAAGGATTCACTTATGCGTTCGATCCGAGTGCCTGCGCGTCATGCGGAGGGAATTGCTGTACAGGCGAGAGCGGAAGCATTTTCGTATCCGTCACTGAAATCGCCGCGATCGCAAAACTTTTGGAGATGGATGAAGGGGAATTTAGACGTACCTATTTACGTAAAGAAGGATTCCGCTTTTCGCTCAAAGAGCGGCTCGTTAACGGCTCATACGATTGTGCGTTTTTTGATCGTTCACTAAAGGGGTGTAGTATATACACTGCAAGACCGCTACAGTGTCGGACATTCCCGTTTTGGGACTATTTTCGCCACCGTATCGATGAGCTAAAAGCTGAATGTCCGGGAATAATTCATGATTAAATTACTGCTCTCTTTATTAGTGTTGGCCTCTGTTGCGAGTGCCGTTTCCAGAACGGTGACGAATCCGAATCTTTTGGAAGATACGTTTACTCTGTATGCACTGGATGCGCAGGTGCGCCAAAAATACAATAATGCATCCGAATATTTTGCCGAACTGTACAAACAGACTTCCAAAAAAGAGTATCTGTACCAATCGCTTCGTATGTTAGAACAAGCAGGGGACACAAAGACTCTCTCCAAAAAGACGGCGAGTGCATTGGCCAAGTTCCCGGATGACGTTACATTGAAACGATTTGAGATTATCGGTTTGCTGAAAGGGGGAAGTTTCGGCGAAGCATCACAAAAAGGGTTGCTTCTCAGCAATAAAACCCAAAAAGCTTCGGACTATCTTCTCTACGGAGAAGCACGTTTAAAACTGGGGGATTATGAGGGGACGGTGGACGCGCTGAAAAAAGCCTACGCCCAGACCTTTGATGATACGACGGCGGAACGGATTGCCCTGATCCAATACACGCAGTTGGGCGAAAAACCCGAAGCGATTGCCTTTTTAAAAGAACACATCAGCGCTCACGGAAACAGCAAAACAGTCGGTAAACGTTTGGCGAGTCTGTATGCCGACAGCGGTAAATTCGATGAAGCGGCGCAGATGTATGAGCAAACGTATGAGATCGATTCGGATCCTGTCGTGGCACAGGAGGCGGTTAAAATCTATGCCTATCAGCAAGATCTCACCAAAATGAGTGCGATGCTCGAAAAATCCCATATTAACGATCCTCTATTATTGGATATTTACGTCAGAACCAAACTCTTCGACAAAGCATCACCGCTTGCCCAAAAATTGTATGAACACGACGGAAACCCGCTTTATTTGGCACAAAGTTCTGTTTATATGTATGAAGCGGCACAAAATAAAGATGACAAGGTGATGGTAGACAGCGTAGTCGACGGGCTGAAAAAAGCGATGAAAGATTTGGATGATCCGCTGTACCTGAACTATTTGGGCTATTTGATGATCGATCATGATCTCAATATCACCGAAGGGATGGGATATGTCAAACGGGCACTTGACAAACAACCCGATTCGCCGTTTTACATCGATTCGCTTGCATGGGGAAATTATAAACTGGGCGAATGTGCCGAAGCATTGCGTTTGATGAAGCAGGTCGAATCGATGATCGGAACCGAAGAGGATGAGGTCAAAGAACATATAAAAGCGATTGAAGCGTGTAAAACCAAGGAGAAAGATAAATGATTTTAGATGATATCATCAAAAAAACCAAAGAAGATTTAAAAGAGCGCGAAGCCAAGTTCAGTATGGATTGGCTGGGTCGCTCTCTCGCATTTAACGCGCGGGCACCTCGCGACGTGCACCCTTTTTTAACCTCTACCCCCGAAGAGCCGTACCGTATTATCTCGGAAGTCAAAAAAGCGAGCCCGTCCAAAGGGGTGATCCGAGAAGATTTCGATCCTGTCGCCATCGCACAGGCCTATGAACGCGGCGGTGCGAATGCGATTTCGATCCTTACCGAGCCCCACTTTTTTCAGGGTAACCTCGATTATCTCGCAGAGATCCGACGCTATGTGAGTATTCCGCTCCTTCGTAAAGATTTTATAGTCTCTAAATACCAGCTCCTCGAAGCGTTGGTTTACGGCGCGGATTTTGTCCTCTTGATCGCTGCCGCACTCTCTACGAGTGAACTCAAAGAGCTGTTAAACTATACCCGCCACTTGGGGATGGAAGCATTGGTAGAGATTCACGATAAATCGGAACTGACAAAAGCAATTACCGCCGGAGCCGACATTATCGGAATCAACCATCGTAACCTCCAAACGTTTGATATGAATATGAATCTCAGTTATGACTTGATCCCCCTTATCCCGAACGGTAAGATCATCGTTGCGGAAAGCGGCATTTATGAACACGGACAGCTCGAAGATTTGAACAAAGCGGGAGTGGATGCCTTTCTTGTGGGTGAATCGTTGATGCGTCAAGAAGATGTAGAAACGGCATTGAAAACACTAAAAAACGGATAAATAGTACATTTGCTACTTTTTTAAGCAACCCTTGTGATTACTTTAGGATATGATTAACTTAGTCCTAATAATCAAGGGGTGCCGATGATTGAACCAGTGTGTCCGGAATTACAAAAGTTTTATGATATCTTCGATAGCGTAGATCAGACGAAAGTCTCCGAGTTTAAAGACTTTTTAGAAGCCAATGCGGTGAATTTCAACCTCTTTAAAGAGGGAAATTTTATTGAACGTTCTTTCCCCTTTGATGTCATACCCCGTATCATCCCCAAATCTGAATTTGATGAATTGGAAGCCGGTATTATTCAGCGGGTAAAAGCGTTGAATGCCTTTTTAAATGATATTTACAACGACCAAAAGATTGTCAAAGACGGAGTCGTACCGCGTGAATATGTCGATTCGGCGAAAGCGTTTTTGCCGGAGTTCATGGGTGTCAATCCCCCTAAAGGGGTTCGTACTCATATCAGCGGAATCGATTTGGTCAAAGATGCCGTAAGCGGAAAGTGGGTCATTCTCGAAGATAACCTTCGGGTTCCGAGCGGTGTAAGTTACCCCTTGACTATCCGACGGGCGTTTCGACATACGTATCCCGAATTTTTTGAATCCATGAAAATCTCAAAAATTAAACACTACGGCGATGAGCTCAAAGCGGCAATGGATTATGTCAACACGGGAGGGCTCAATGTGGTTCTCACTCCGGGACGTTACAACTCAGCCTATTACGAACACAGCTATCTCGCCAAAATTACCGGTGCGACACTCGCACTGGGTGATGATTTGGTGGTTGAAAACGATGAAGTCTTTTTATGTGCGTACAACGGTGAAAAACTTCGCGTCGGAGCCATTTACCGGCGTTTAGATGATGATTTTCTCGATCCTGAAGCATTTGAGGCGGACAGTCTTATCGGGGTCAAAGGGATTACGAAAGCGTACCGTGCAGGGAACGTTGCGATCATGAACAGCATCGGAAACGGTGTTGCGGATGATAAAGGGATCTATTATTTCGTTCCGGAGATGGTCAAATATTATTTGAATGAAGAGCCGATTCTCTCGAATGCACCGACCTATTTGCCGTATTATGAAAAAGATCGCGAATATGTGTTGGCCAACATCGATAAACTGGTCATCAAAGATGTCGCTGAAGCGGGCGGGTACGGCGTATTGTTCGGCAACCGTTTGAGCCCTGAAAAACGCTCAGAGATTATCGAGATGATTTTGGCGGAACCGCGTCGTTGGATTGCTCAAGAGGTGATCGAGTTTTACGATTTACCGTGTATGATGGAGGGTCAAATCCTCCCTCGCAAAGCCGATTTGCGTGCCTACGTCATATATGGAGAAAAAGTGACTGTCAGCATGGGCGGGCTTACCCGTTATGCGATGGAAGAGGGAAATTATCTCGTCAACTCTTCTCAGGGGGGCGGATTTAAAGATACATGGGTGGTAGAGTTATGATCAACGGTGCAGCAATTTCCGTTAATACGGCACAACATTTATACTGGTTCGGCCGGTATGTACAGCGGGTACAAACAATGCTGGTTGAGATGCTTGAGTGCTATGATCATGTAATCGACCGGGATTTTGAGTACGGCAGCAAGTTTTTTGATAAATTGGGGATAAAAGCGGACTATAAAAACGGTCTTGATTTCCTCAATGTAGGTGTCTACGGTGCTCATCAGGGGAGTATTGAATCGATTATCAAAATGGCACGCGAAAATGCTATCGAAACACGGCATCTTTTGGATGAACGCGGATTTGCTACGCTCAATAAAATCTATAACCATCTTTCCGAAGGGCGCAGTCGAGCAGCCATCAGTCCGACCCATTTGGAAGAGATTGTTGATAACTGCAGTTTGATTTTAGGTATTTTTTCTTCCGAACTCGATCGCACCCGAGCCTATCAGCTGATCCGCTTCGGACAGCAGATTGAACGTTTTGATTTGATTTTACGTCTGTACGGAGAGATTGAAATGGTGACGGCAGATATTGATGTCGTCAATAATATTGCACGGCAGTTGAACCGTAACTACCGTCCTATCAATGTGACGACGTCGGATATTCCGAAATTTCTTCTCTTTTTAAACGGCGTTGTTGATAGGGTTATTCAAAATAAAGCATGTGTCCCCGAATCGTTTCAATCGCAAAGTTCATAGGAGAATATGTGGGTGTTATAGAAGAAGTTTTTTCAATCGACCTGCCCGTAGGGGAGCAGTTCCGGATTCAGCGGTGCCGATATATTCCCAAAAAAGGTGAAACTCTCAAGCGGATATCCATTGTAAGCGGAATTCACGGGGATGAGCTGGAAGGGCAGTATGTCTGTTTTTTGTTGGGAGAATGGCTGCGTGCCAATCCGGACAAGATAAAAGCAACGATCGATATCTATCCGGCTATTAACTCTTTGGGGCTTGATAGTATCACCCGTTCGGTCCCTTTTTACGAAGTCGATTTGAACCGTGTTTTTCCGGGAAGTAAAAATGATTTCCTCCCCGCCCAGATTGCCGATGGGGTTGTAAGCGCGATGAAAGGATCGGAAATCGCAATCGATATCCATTCCAGTAACATCTTTTTACGTGAAATACCGCAAGTGCGGATTGCAAAATCTCAGGAAAAAACCCTGGTACCGTTAGCCAATAAACTTAATATCGATTTCGTATGGGTTCATGATGCGGTGACGGTTTTAGAGTCTACGTTTGCCCATGCTATGAACACTCTTGGAACTAAAACACTGGTTGTAGAGATGGGAGTAGGGATGCGTCTAGGCAAAACCTACGGGCATCAACTTTTGGACGGACTTTTGAATCTTATGGCGTGTGAAGGATTTTTATCCATCGAGCCGCTGGACGTCCG from Sulfuricurvum sp. harbors:
- a CDS encoding YkgJ family cysteine cluster protein, translated to MSDYMTQEGFTYAFDPSACASCGGNCCTGESGSIFVSVTEIAAIAKLLEMDEGEFRRTYLRKEGFRFSLKERLVNGSYDCAFFDRSLKGCSIYTARPLQCRTFPFWDYFRHRIDELKAECPGIIHD
- a CDS encoding methyltransferase, translating into MLLYQPDSGYCYNSDSILLYGFISRFAPKGRVLDVGAGSGIVGLLVGRDFPEVTLEAVEKQPLYAEFARRNAAINHIGYTLHEGDFLELGNHGSYDWIVSNPPFYHENVSRSENPILHQARYNVHLPIEPFITKISKLLKSSGEAAICYDARQFVQLCSACERAGLRVVEVQFVHSKEDRPSTLVMMYLKKNSKSSLTILPPLITQANGEYTSAVQAIYNKAKAHSIKCPIT
- a CDS encoding M14 family metallopeptidase; its protein translation is MGVIEEVFSIDLPVGEQFRIQRCRYIPKKGETLKRISIVSGIHGDELEGQYVCFLLGEWLRANPDKIKATIDIYPAINSLGLDSITRSVPFYEVDLNRVFPGSKNDFLPAQIADGVVSAMKGSEIAIDIHSSNIFLREIPQVRIAKSQEKTLVPLANKLNIDFVWVHDAVTVLESTFAHAMNTLGTKTLVVEMGVGMRLGKTYGHQLLDGLLNLMACEGFLSIEPLDVRYPIQSHVGEVAYLNASCPGLFVPSIEHCQMIEKGSVVGQIVDPLSGQVLDEVIAPIGGILFTLRAYPIVYEGSLVGRIFGENE
- a CDS encoding circularly permuted type 2 ATP-grasp protein; this encodes MIEPVCPELQKFYDIFDSVDQTKVSEFKDFLEANAVNFNLFKEGNFIERSFPFDVIPRIIPKSEFDELEAGIIQRVKALNAFLNDIYNDQKIVKDGVVPREYVDSAKAFLPEFMGVNPPKGVRTHISGIDLVKDAVSGKWVILEDNLRVPSGVSYPLTIRRAFRHTYPEFFESMKISKIKHYGDELKAAMDYVNTGGLNVVLTPGRYNSAYYEHSYLAKITGATLALGDDLVVENDEVFLCAYNGEKLRVGAIYRRLDDDFLDPEAFEADSLIGVKGITKAYRAGNVAIMNSIGNGVADDKGIYYFVPEMVKYYLNEEPILSNAPTYLPYYEKDREYVLANIDKLVIKDVAEAGGYGVLFGNRLSPEKRSEIIEMILAEPRRWIAQEVIEFYDLPCMMEGQILPRKADLRAYVIYGEKVTVSMGGLTRYAMEEGNYLVNSSQGGGFKDTWVVEL
- the kdsB gene encoding 3-deoxy-manno-octulosonate cytidylyltransferase; this encodes MIIIPARLASTRFPEKVLADIGGLPMVIRTAKRVESIDRVVVACDDEKILDICAAHGVEARLTSTTHKSGTDRINECAQIIDVPDDELIINVQADEPFIETEVLELLIERLNALKAQNAPFIMGSCYNAINTESAQDPNLVKVITDVDHNAIYFSRSPIPFNRSGEANYFGHIGIYGFTKKSLHDFCALGEAPLEDIEKLEQLRALYHGKKISMVKVASSGFGIDTVEDLERAKKIFGV
- a CDS encoding alpha-E domain-containing protein — protein: MGGRVMINGAAISVNTAQHLYWFGRYVQRVQTMLVEMLECYDHVIDRDFEYGSKFFDKLGIKADYKNGLDFLNVGVYGAHQGSIESIIKMARENAIETRHLLDERGFATLNKIYNHLSEGRSRAAISPTHLEEIVDNCSLILGIFSSELDRTRAYQLIRFGQQIERFDLILRLYGEIEMVTADIDVVNNIARQLNRNYRPINVTTSDIPKFLLFLNGVVDRVIQNKACVPESFQSQSS
- the trpC gene encoding indole-3-glycerol phosphate synthase TrpC, whose amino-acid sequence is MILDDIIKKTKEDLKEREAKFSMDWLGRSLAFNARAPRDVHPFLTSTPEEPYRIISEVKKASPSKGVIREDFDPVAIAQAYERGGANAISILTEPHFFQGNLDYLAEIRRYVSIPLLRKDFIVSKYQLLEALVYGADFVLLIAAALSTSELKELLNYTRHLGMEALVEIHDKSELTKAITAGADIIGINHRNLQTFDMNMNLSYDLIPLIPNGKIIVAESGIYEHGQLEDLNKAGVDAFLVGESLMRQEDVETALKTLKNG